A section of the Methanoculleus horonobensis genome encodes:
- a CDS encoding sodium-dependent transporter — MAREHWSSTLGFILASIGSAVGIGNIWRFPYIVGANGGGAFLIPFLIAVLLFGLPLMVLELAIGRSTGTSVISAFRSIRQRFAAAGLVIVAVISLILGYYLVITSWVLAYAIFFAFNRPMEFDAFTGSYLPLVFFLLSGLAVYVTVRSGVRSGIERASRYLIPALFVILIFLVVFSLTEPGAAEGIGFYLSPDFSRLADPGVWIAAFGQAFFSLSVGMGILLTFGSYLGREALFRNAAIIAAADMLIAVLAGLVIFPLVFTAGLDPAAGVNLAFITLPAAFTEIQYGMVLGALFFLMLFAAALTSAVSMLEVPTAALMDSYGLPRKRATLLVFAAVMLLGLPSALSYTALNLEALGMPFLDLADYVFGTIGLIVAGLIVSIVGGWFMTRTRICAEIGGCGWQQTVYMALIRYGVPAVLLITLVGSFFQGAG; from the coding sequence ATGGCAAGAGAGCACTGGTCGTCGACACTGGGCTTCATCCTTGCAAGCATCGGCTCGGCTGTGGGTATAGGGAACATCTGGCGGTTCCCCTACATCGTGGGGGCCAACGGGGGCGGCGCGTTTCTGATCCCGTTCCTGATCGCCGTCCTCCTCTTCGGTCTCCCCCTGATGGTGCTGGAACTCGCCATCGGCCGCTCGACGGGGACGTCGGTCATCTCCGCTTTCCGCTCGATACGGCAGCGGTTCGCCGCCGCCGGTCTCGTCATCGTCGCCGTCATCAGCCTGATCCTCGGCTACTACCTGGTGATCACGAGTTGGGTGCTCGCATACGCGATCTTCTTCGCCTTCAACCGGCCGATGGAGTTCGATGCGTTTACGGGTTCCTACCTCCCGCTCGTCTTCTTCCTCCTCTCGGGACTCGCGGTCTATGTGACGGTGCGGTCCGGCGTCAGGAGCGGGATCGAGCGGGCCTCCCGGTACCTCATCCCGGCCCTCTTCGTGATCCTCATCTTTCTCGTGGTATTTTCGCTCACGGAGCCCGGAGCGGCCGAGGGGATCGGGTTCTACCTCTCCCCTGACTTTTCGAGGCTGGCCGACCCCGGCGTCTGGATCGCGGCCTTCGGGCAGGCCTTCTTCTCGCTCTCCGTGGGTATGGGCATCCTGCTCACCTTCGGAAGTTACCTCGGGAGAGAAGCCCTCTTCCGGAACGCCGCCATCATCGCCGCCGCAGATATGCTGATTGCAGTCCTTGCCGGGCTTGTGATCTTCCCCCTGGTCTTCACCGCGGGCCTCGACCCTGCAGCCGGGGTGAACCTCGCGTTCATCACCCTTCCTGCGGCCTTCACAGAGATCCAGTACGGCATGGTGCTCGGAGCGCTCTTCTTCCTGATGCTCTTTGCAGCGGCGCTCACCTCGGCGGTCTCCATGCTCGAGGTTCCGACGGCGGCGCTGATGGACTCCTATGGCCTCCCCCGGAAGCGTGCCACGCTCCTTGTCTTCGCCGCGGTCATGCTCCTCGGGCTTCCGTCCGCCCTCAGTTACACCGCCCTGAACCTCGAAGCGCTTGGAATGCCGTTCCTCGACCTTGCCGACTACGTATTCGGGACGATCGGCCTCATCGTCGCCGGGCTGATCGTGAGCATCGTCGGAGGGTGGTTCATGACCCGCACCCGGATCTGTGCAGAGATCGGCGGCTGCGGGTGGCAGCAGACAGTCTATATGGCGCTCATCCGCTACGGCGTTCCGGCCGTTCTCCTGATCACGCTTGTCGGCAGTTTCTTCCAGGGCGCGGGGTGA
- a CDS encoding N-formylglutamate amidohydrolase: MNGRHPFLVSIPHGGIAVPSELRGHVNLTHKEIVFNSDPYTRRLYGFDDAVEAMVDFDVSRVFVDTNRPPYDYPPRTQDGVVKVITQDGTPAFKRGQTPGRELIGTLLQNYYHPFHKQLAGALDTRPIEIAFDCHSMLPHSPPVRMDAGRPRPLFCLSNRGDRNGRPKRAGGLVTCPPEWLQALTRSFQAEFEGEGRVAMNDPFRGGFISVAHYRRRRIPWVQVEINRGFYETEDREADEARLAELRGRIFSALAGFWDEVSG, encoded by the coding sequence GTGAACGGCCGGCACCCGTTCCTCGTCTCGATCCCTCATGGCGGCATTGCCGTTCCGTCTGAACTCCGCGGTCACGTCAACCTCACGCATAAGGAGATTGTCTTCAATAGCGACCCTTATACCCGCCGCCTCTACGGGTTCGACGATGCGGTGGAGGCGATGGTCGACTTCGACGTCTCGAGGGTCTTCGTCGACACCAACCGGCCTCCCTACGACTACCCGCCACGGACGCAGGACGGCGTGGTCAAGGTCATAACGCAGGACGGAACCCCGGCCTTCAAGAGAGGGCAGACACCCGGCAGGGAACTGATAGGAACCCTCCTGCAGAACTACTACCACCCCTTCCACAAACAACTAGCCGGGGCGCTCGATACCCGGCCGATCGAGATCGCCTTCGACTGTCACAGCATGCTGCCACATTCGCCGCCGGTCAGGATGGACGCCGGACGCCCCCGCCCGCTCTTCTGTCTGAGCAACCGGGGCGACCGGAACGGAAGGCCGAAACGGGCGGGCGGTCTTGTGACCTGCCCCCCGGAGTGGCTCCAGGCGCTCACCCGGTCGTTCCAGGCGGAGTTCGAGGGCGAGGGACGGGTTGCGATGAACGATCCCTTCCGGGGCGGGTTCATCTCGGTGGCGCACTACCGGCGGCGGCGGATCCCCTGGGTTCAGGTCGAGATCAACCGCGGCTTCTACGAGACCGAAGACCGCGAGGCCGACGAGGCACGGCTCGCCGAACTCCGGGGGAGGATCTTCTCGGCCCTCGCGGGGTTCTGGGACGAGGTTTCGGGGTGA
- a CDS encoding RecQ family ATP-dependent DNA helicase produces MDRLHLLLQRYFGHSAFNPYQEEIIRDLLGGRDVLAVLATGGGKSLCYQVPALIGEGITLVISPLIALMKDQVDDLQARGIGAEALNSSGSYAATRRILSELNEGLIQILYVSPEKAVGEDFIDLMASLPVTLIAVDEAHCISMWGHQFRPEYRSLSVLKERFPGVPMVALTATATPDVRDDIARQLNLSDPSVYVGSFNRENLRYAVVGKEEDAFERLRAYLRGRRGDAGIVYVATREGAETLAARLRAGGIPALPYHAGMTAAARRETQDRFIGGKIPVVCATSAFGMGIDKPDVRFVVHYDMPKTLEAYYQESGRAGRDGKESDCILYYSDDDARRLRSFIDRDLASEFQREVARSKLQSMVDYCTATGCRRAILLGYFGERIEEPCNGCDACAPAGKARPRSERRKRGAARSASG; encoded by the coding sequence ATGGATCGCCTGCACCTGCTCCTCCAGCGTTACTTCGGGCATTCTGCGTTCAACCCCTACCAGGAGGAGATTATCCGCGATCTCCTCGGCGGGCGCGACGTCCTTGCGGTGCTCGCGACCGGAGGTGGCAAATCGCTCTGCTACCAGGTCCCCGCGCTCATCGGCGAGGGTATCACGCTGGTGATATCGCCCCTCATCGCGCTGATGAAGGACCAGGTCGACGACCTGCAGGCCCGCGGGATCGGGGCGGAAGCGCTGAACTCTTCCGGATCATATGCCGCGACGCGCCGGATCCTCTCGGAACTCAACGAGGGCCTGATCCAGATCCTCTACGTCTCGCCGGAGAAGGCGGTCGGCGAAGATTTTATCGACCTGATGGCGTCCCTTCCGGTCACCCTGATCGCGGTCGATGAGGCGCACTGCATATCGATGTGGGGGCACCAGTTCCGCCCGGAGTACCGGTCGCTTTCGGTGCTCAAGGAACGGTTCCCCGGGGTGCCGATGGTTGCCCTGACGGCGACCGCGACCCCGGACGTCCGCGACGACATCGCGCGGCAGCTCAATCTTTCGGACCCTTCGGTCTACGTCGGGAGTTTCAACCGCGAGAACCTCCGCTACGCCGTCGTCGGAAAGGAGGAGGACGCGTTCGAACGGCTCCGGGCCTACCTGCGGGGCAGGAGAGGGGACGCCGGGATCGTCTATGTCGCAACACGGGAGGGGGCCGAGACGCTCGCGGCACGGCTCCGCGCCGGCGGCATCCCGGCACTCCCCTACCATGCCGGCATGACGGCGGCCGCCCGGAGAGAGACGCAGGACAGGTTCATCGGCGGGAAGATTCCGGTCGTCTGCGCGACGAGCGCGTTCGGCATGGGGATCGACAAGCCGGATGTCCGGTTCGTCGTCCACTACGATATGCCCAAGACCCTCGAGGCCTACTACCAGGAGAGCGGCCGGGCCGGACGGGACGGGAAGGAGAGCGACTGCATCCTCTACTACAGCGACGACGACGCACGGCGCCTCAGATCGTTCATCGACCGCGATCTTGCGTCCGAGTTCCAGCGCGAGGTTGCACGCTCGAAACTCCAGAGCATGGTCGACTACTGCACCGCAACCGGGTGCCGGAGGGCGATACTCCTCGGATACTTCGGGGAGCGGATCGAGGAGCCCTGCAACGGCTGCGATGCCTGTGCTCCGGCAGGAAAGGCTCGTCCCCGCTCCGAGCGGCGGAAGCGCGGTGCCGCCCGTTCTGCATCGGGATGA
- a CDS encoding PspC domain-containing protein produces the protein MAKKLTRSTSDRWIAGICGGIGEYLEIDPNVIRMIWVVLSVLTTVFPGVIIYILLWIILPEQGQARPVGTYSEA, from the coding sequence ATGGCAAAGAAGTTAACTCGTTCGACGTCCGACCGGTGGATCGCCGGCATATGCGGCGGTATTGGAGAGTATCTCGAGATCGACCCGAACGTCATCAGGATGATCTGGGTCGTCCTCAGCGTGCTCACGACGGTCTTCCCGGGGGTAATCATTTATATCCTGCTCTGGATCATCCTGCCGGAACAGGGGCAGGCGCGGCCGGTGGGGACGTACAGCGAAGCGTGA